The candidate division KSB1 bacterium genome includes a region encoding these proteins:
- a CDS encoding DEAD/DEAH box helicase, translating into MAGVSRWEVLPPQSGTFVEFPDGLHPALVDGLKRRGINKLYSHQAEAYQEISRGHNVVIVTPTASGKTLCYNLPILDRIIKDGAARALYLFPTKALSQDQVSELHAMIEPLHESVPFAIKTFTFDGDTPVSIRRTIKSSGHIVVTNPDMLHTGILPHHTQWIKLFENLRYVVIDEIHHYRGVFGSHFANVIRRLKRICQFYNVAPQFICCSATIANPKELAETLIGEPVILIDKNGAPRGEKHFILYNPPVINKELGLRKSYLRESERISLQFITNHIQTVVFARSRLNVEILLTYLREGMKKAKKPASLVRGYRGGYLPLERREIEGGLKTGEVIGVVSTNALELGIDVGSLQAAVIAGYPGTIAGTVQQAGRAGRRLEASAAVLVLSSAPLEQYIAEHPEYFWEGSPEAAIVDPNNLSILLSHIKCAAFELPFHIGERFGSRFDGEGGLDATQEVLEYLEEERVLHRSDDRWHWTAESYPAEAVSLRSAAEENVVIIDTTHAKERVIGEIDLFAAPLMVHD; encoded by the coding sequence ATGGCCGGCGTCTCCCGATGGGAGGTTCTGCCGCCGCAATCGGGAACTTTTGTCGAATTTCCCGACGGCCTTCATCCTGCACTTGTCGACGGCTTGAAAAGGCGCGGCATCAATAAGCTCTATTCACATCAAGCAGAAGCCTATCAAGAAATCAGCAGGGGACACAATGTCGTGATCGTCACACCGACGGCATCGGGCAAGACATTGTGCTATAATCTGCCTATCCTTGATCGAATTATCAAGGACGGTGCGGCGCGAGCTCTTTATCTTTTTCCGACCAAGGCGCTTTCACAAGATCAGGTGAGCGAACTGCATGCGATGATCGAACCCCTTCATGAAAGTGTGCCTTTTGCCATTAAAACATTTACATTCGACGGCGATACGCCGGTTTCGATCCGCAGAACGATCAAAAGCAGCGGCCATATTGTCGTTACCAACCCGGATATGCTGCATACCGGCATCCTGCCGCACCACACTCAATGGATCAAATTATTCGAAAATTTGCGTTATGTGGTGATCGACGAAATCCATCATTACCGAGGAGTTTTCGGGAGTCACTTTGCGAATGTTATTCGCCGGTTGAAGCGTATTTGCCAATTCTACAACGTCGCACCGCAATTCATTTGCTGCTCAGCCACGATCGCCAACCCCAAAGAACTGGCCGAAACCCTCATCGGCGAGCCGGTCATCCTCATCGATAAAAACGGGGCGCCGCGCGGTGAAAAACACTTTATTCTCTATAATCCGCCCGTCATCAACAAAGAACTGGGGTTGCGCAAATCATACCTTCGCGAAAGCGAACGGATCAGCCTTCAGTTCATTACTAATCATATCCAGACCGTCGTGTTCGCCAGAAGCCGCTTGAATGTCGAAATTCTGCTTACCTATTTGCGCGAAGGAATGAAAAAAGCCAAAAAGCCTGCCTCGCTCGTACGCGGCTACCGCGGCGGCTATCTGCCGCTCGAGCGCCGTGAAATCGAGGGCGGTCTTAAGACCGGAGAAGTGATCGGCGTGGTGAGCACCAACGCCCTGGAACTGGGAATCGATGTCGGGAGTCTTCAAGCCGCCGTCATTGCAGGGTACCCTGGTACCATCGCCGGTACGGTCCAGCAGGCAGGCAGAGCAGGGAGGAGGCTGGAAGCATCCGCAGCCGTTCTCGTATTGTCTTCGGCACCTCTGGAACAGTATATCGCCGAACATCCGGAATATTTCTGGGAGGGATCACCTGAGGCGGCCATCGTCGATCCGAACAATTTGTCGATCCTTTTGAGCCACATCAAATGTGCCGCTTTCGAACTTCCCTTTCACATTGGAGAGCGGTTCGGCAGTCGGTTCGATGGAGAAGGGGGGCTCGACGCCACGCAAGAGGTGTTGGAGTATCTCGAAGAAGAACGCGTTCTGCACCGTTCAGATGACCGTTGGCATTGGACGGCAGAGTCTTATCCTGCAGAAGCCGTGAGCCTGCGCAGCGCTGCAGAAGAAAATGTCGTGATCATCGACACCACCCACGCCAAAGAAAGGGTCATCGGCGAGATCGATCTGTTTGCGGCACCCCTCATGGTTCATGAT
- a CDS encoding PEP-utilizing enzyme — protein MMKRPDFIVSYKKIARSPSLCGFKASHLAFLHLKGFNVPPFIVISTKSFLEFENEAVRRLFRQRLAKIFQSQGILFPQGKIAVRSSAPYEDTQDTSLAGQLETVLDVSDEKELIKAIITVKSSAASNKIKSYRRHVKGESRSTEIAVIIQQQIEPEISGVMFTSHPLSHQDLMVIEAVRGPCSNLVSGRTSPKQFIIDKSAHQIIDQIEGDYADLVVDPERLNELIQLGATVERLFHQPMDIEWGFARNRLWLFQARPITTLQQSKIRIDQKKREWTNFFFAERFDRPISPLAWSFLFPLISRRALADPLWYLGKEKLFKQSKLITQFEGVPYARLDAFRALYSIIPYRLLPADKRQFFSPQRHKQLYLICRALPALVSRLLIQDPQWIPWLNLRQWRRFSSVCEKKIKQLNEQLEQEDLENLCDILESTYRLSDHFLSIHRWSITFADLFAELLYHFLQKTLQSGNKVQDLLSGLPDNASVQAETALDALDVENKDEVQKFINCYGHRSQSLDFSLPTWGESIYAIKKTRTGAPPELLKEKNIEIYLRHSDLYQSLQKSLDIKFSITAFLLKTIFKLVYNAAAQFVSCRENQRDLWQKILYITRRAALKIGHILQSKGVLDKPQEIFFLQYSEIRAAVKGDALEYSVQKRKHQFEIWANNTENGQLKGTDSECRVPDYKVLFGIGVSAGIISGRARVIKTFEEALSAEANEIIVASAVDPGWTPVLAKISGLVLEYGGMLSHAAIIAREFHLPAVSGIPEVTKIIKTGDLIALDGQHGIVKLLQKPS, from the coding sequence ATGATGAAGAGACCAGATTTCATTGTTTCTTATAAAAAAATTGCCCGCTCTCCGTCTCTTTGCGGATTTAAGGCAAGTCATCTTGCCTTTTTGCACTTGAAAGGTTTCAACGTCCCGCCGTTCATTGTCATCAGTACAAAATCTTTTTTAGAGTTTGAAAATGAAGCCGTTCGCAGGCTTTTTCGACAACGACTTGCAAAAATTTTCCAATCGCAGGGCATTCTATTTCCCCAAGGGAAAATTGCAGTCCGCTCCTCTGCGCCTTATGAGGATACTCAGGATACATCTCTAGCCGGACAATTAGAAACCGTTCTCGACGTGTCTGATGAAAAGGAACTGATTAAAGCCATCATCACCGTCAAGTCCTCGGCGGCCTCGAATAAGATTAAAAGCTACCGCAGGCATGTGAAAGGGGAGAGCCGGTCTACCGAAATCGCAGTCATCATTCAACAACAAATCGAGCCCGAAATTTCGGGTGTAATGTTCACTTCGCATCCTCTCAGTCACCAGGATCTTATGGTTATTGAGGCAGTCAGAGGACCTTGTTCAAATTTGGTCTCGGGACGCACATCTCCGAAGCAATTTATTATTGACAAATCGGCGCATCAAATTATCGATCAAATTGAGGGGGACTATGCCGATCTTGTCGTCGACCCTGAAAGATTAAACGAGCTCATTCAGCTCGGTGCAACCGTGGAACGGCTTTTTCATCAGCCGATGGATATCGAGTGGGGGTTCGCGCGCAATCGATTGTGGCTTTTTCAGGCGAGGCCGATCACCACATTGCAGCAAAGCAAAATTCGCATCGATCAAAAGAAAAGAGAGTGGACAAACTTTTTTTTTGCCGAACGATTCGATCGACCCATTTCACCTTTGGCCTGGTCTTTTCTTTTTCCTCTTATCAGCCGTCGCGCCCTGGCCGATCCGCTGTGGTATCTGGGAAAGGAAAAGCTGTTCAAACAAAGCAAATTGATTACTCAATTCGAAGGCGTTCCTTACGCACGATTGGACGCTTTCCGTGCTCTTTATTCGATTATTCCTTACCGCCTGCTGCCTGCGGATAAGCGGCAGTTCTTCTCTCCGCAACGTCATAAACAGCTTTATTTGATTTGCCGCGCTTTACCTGCACTTGTGAGCAGATTATTGATTCAAGATCCCCAATGGATTCCATGGTTAAATCTCAGACAATGGCGCCGTTTTTCCAGCGTCTGCGAAAAAAAAATAAAGCAATTGAACGAACAATTGGAGCAGGAGGACCTGGAAAATCTTTGCGATATATTGGAATCCACATATCGCCTCTCGGATCATTTTCTCAGTATCCATCGCTGGAGCATAACGTTTGCCGATCTTTTCGCAGAATTGCTTTACCATTTTCTGCAAAAGACCCTGCAGAGTGGAAACAAAGTTCAGGATTTGCTCAGCGGTTTGCCGGACAACGCATCGGTTCAAGCCGAAACGGCTCTCGATGCCCTCGATGTTGAAAATAAGGACGAGGTGCAAAAATTTATTAATTGCTATGGCCACCGAAGTCAAAGTCTGGATTTTTCCCTACCGACATGGGGTGAGTCGATTTATGCCATAAAAAAAACACGGACCGGTGCACCTCCTGAATTACTTAAAGAGAAAAATATAGAAATCTATTTGCGGCACAGCGATTTATATCAATCTCTACAAAAATCGCTTGACATTAAATTCAGCATTACGGCATTTCTTTTAAAAACTATCTTCAAGTTGGTTTATAATGCTGCCGCTCAATTTGTTTCCTGCCGAGAAAATCAGCGTGATTTGTGGCAGAAAATTTTATATATTACCCGTAGAGCGGCATTGAAAATCGGCCATATTCTTCAAAGCAAAGGTGTACTTGATAAGCCCCAAGAGATCTTTTTTCTCCAGTATTCTGAAATTCGCGCTGCAGTAAAAGGAGACGCGTTGGAGTATTCTGTTCAAAAGCGAAAACATCAATTTGAGATCTGGGCTAATAACACTGAAAATGGGCAGCTAAAGGGAACAGATTCTGAATGCCGCGTTCCCGATTATAAGGTGCTTTTCGGAATAGGGGTCAGCGCTGGGATAATTAGTGGAAGAGCACGGGTTATCAAAACGTTCGAAGAAGCCTTATCGGCAGAGGCGAATGAGATTATCGTGGCATCGGCAGTAGATCCCGGCTGGACGCCTGTTTTAGCGAAGATTTCCGGATTGGTCCTTGAGTACGGCGGCATGCTTTCTCACGCCGCCATTATTGCGCGTGAGTTTCATTTGCCGGCCGTTAGCGGCATACCCGAGGTTACAAAAATAATCAAGACCGGCGACCTGATTGCACTCGACGGACAACACGGCATTGTCAAACTCCTGCAAAAGCCATCTTGA